The genomic interval TATTGATTATCATAGTAAAGGTAATAGAATAAATAATGTCGGAAACTTTGGATAGACGGTAAGGAGTCCTTTTATGAAAGAGTTTGAATTAAAAATGAAAGGTGAAATCAGTCGACTGACAAATAAAACGTTTAAGTTTGATGAGAGAGTAAAAGAAGGCTGGTTTTCTGCTGTATATTTTTTAAAAACAAAAGAAATTGTGCAACGAGAACATCCTGATAATATTGTAACCATGCAATTCTTTCAGAAACAACATACCGTATTATGCGGAACTGATGAAGCGATTGCTCTCATTCATACGTTTGCAGAACAGCCTGAAAGCCTAGAGGTTTATTCTCTTAAGGATGGAGACAAGATTGAGCCTTATGAGTCTGTTTTGACGATCACTGGCCCTTATCAAAATTTTGGCTTTCTTGAAGGTCTTATCGATGGGATATTAGCCAGAAGAACATCCGTGGCTACCAATGTTTATCAGGTAGTAAAGGCTGCAAGAGTTTCTGGAAAGCAAAAACCAATCATTTTTATGGGTGATAGAGACGATCATTTTACACAACAATCTGGTGATGGCTATGCAGCTTTCATCGGGGGGTCTACCGCTCAAGCAACACATGCCATGAATGAGTGGTGGGGGAAGCAAGGAATGGGAACAATGCCGCATGCATTGATCCAATTATTTAAAGGGGATATTGTTGAAGCGACAAAGGCCTACAATAAATGTTACCCTGATGATGATCTTATGGCTTTGGTTGATTATAACAACGACGTAATTACTGATTCTCTTAAGGTAGCCAGAGAATTTGGTGAAAAGTTAGTGGCTGTACGTCTTGACACTTCAAGAACAATGGTAGATAAATATTTCTTTAGAAACCAACATTTAATGGGAAAATTTGATCCTCGAGGTGTAAATCCAGAACTTATCTTCGCTTTAAGAAATGCTTTAGATGAGGAAGGGTTTCAACATGTAAAGATCGTGGCAAGTGGTGGGTTTACAGAAGATAGAATTCGAGAATTTGAAAAACGTGGAGTTCCTGTTGACATGTATGGAGTGGGAAGTAACTTATTAAAAATAAATGTTGGGTTTACAGGGGATAATGTTCTTTTAAATGGAGAACCTGAAGCTAAAAAAGGTAGAAAATACAACCCGAATCCAAGATTGGAAAAGGTAGAATATAGAGAGAAGAATTGATGCAATTGATTCTTCTTTCTTTAGCGATTCACCTTTTATAATCTTTTTGCTATAATAGTTCGATAAGTACATAAGATTTTAGAGGGGCACATTCCTCACTGAAATCATATACTATGCATACAAGATGAC from Bacillaceae bacterium S4-13-56 carries:
- a CDS encoding nicotinate phosphoribosyltransferase; translation: MKEFELKMKGEISRLTNKTFKFDERVKEGWFSAVYFLKTKEIVQREHPDNIVTMQFFQKQHTVLCGTDEAIALIHTFAEQPESLEVYSLKDGDKIEPYESVLTITGPYQNFGFLEGLIDGILARRTSVATNVYQVVKAARVSGKQKPIIFMGDRDDHFTQQSGDGYAAFIGGSTAQATHAMNEWWGKQGMGTMPHALIQLFKGDIVEATKAYNKCYPDDDLMALVDYNNDVITDSLKVAREFGEKLVAVRLDTSRTMVDKYFFRNQHLMGKFDPRGVNPELIFALRNALDEEGFQHVKIVASGGFTEDRIREFEKRGVPVDMYGVGSNLLKINVGFTGDNVLLNGEPEAKKGRKYNPNPRLEKVEYREKN